The window AATCAGCCGCATTGAAGAAATTCACCGTCGCCTACCAAATACTCACTTGGTAATGCATGGTTCTTCTTCAGTACCTGAAGATTTGCTAGAACTGATTAATAAGTACGGCGGTGCGATTCCTGAAACCTACGGTGTACCTGTAGAAGAAATTCAAAAAGGTATCAAGAGTGGTGTGCGTAAGGTAAACATCGACACCGATAACCGTTTGGCAATTACCGCAGCAGTACGCGAAGCTTTGGCAGCAAATGCTAAGGAATTTGACCCCCGTCACTTCCTCAAGCCTTCGATTAAGTATATGCAGAAAGTTTGTGCAGACCGCTATCAACAGTTTGAGGCTGCTGGTCAAGCTAGCAAGATCAAGCAAGTTTCGCAAGATGAGTTTGCAGCAAAATATGCTAAAGGTGAATTAAGTGCTGTAACGAAGAAGACAGTTTCTGTGTAAGAGACTTGATTTTTGGGTCGGGTAGTCTTTGGGCTACCCGTTTTTTTTACGAACCACATTCCCCGCAGGGGTTGCCGTTAGCGTAGCGTCAGCAAAGCGAAGGCGTTAGCCGTTAGCCGAAGGCGCTAGGCTAAGGTACAAAAGTCGCAAAGAATTTCTGCTTTCGAGAATGTGAACTTGATTATTCAACAAAAAGTTCGGCTTTCATTCCGGCTTGAAAGTGTCCTGGAATGTTGCATTCGATGAGGTATCTTCCATGTTCTAGGTTGGTAAGAAGCGTTGCGGTTGCGCCACTAGGGAGATCTTCTGCTTCGATTTCATCGATTTTTTCGCCGACTTTTTTACGATCGAGTCGATTGTCTTTGATAGGCATTTGAGCGAGTGGTAAATCAGTTTTGATGATTTCCATTTCGTGGGGAAGTTGACCTTGGTTGTGGGCAATGAATTCAACTGCTCCAGCTGGTACTGTACTAGGTGATAATTCAATTGCCATCTCAGTTTCGAGAACTTTGACTTGAGTTACTGTTTGAGATGCGATCGCCCAAGGCTCAATACCGCTAATCCAAACAAGTAACAATGTCCCAACCAGCAAGATTCTTCTTAGCATTTTCAACTTAACACCCTCTAAAACATGCTCGATTGCTATCTAAATTCTAGAATCGAATGCGATCGCTCCAACCTTCTTCTCTAATCCCTCGCCCCTCACTCCTCACTCCTCTTAAAGAAACACGCTATGTTGCAGTGATGGCATTTGTCTGCGGACTTGTTCTAAACGTGTTGGGTTAATTTCGGCGATCGCAACTCCTGGTGAATTGCCTGCGTCTGATAAGATTACTCCCCAAGGATCGACGATCATCGCGTGACCATGAGATTGGCGTAAGGCGTAGTGCTGTCCTGTTTGAGCAGGAGCGATAATGTAGCAGGTATTCTCGATGGCTCGTGCTTGGAGTAGCACTTGCCAGTGGTCTTTACCTGTGTATGCAGTAAAGGCAGCGGGAACAAAGAGAATATCCGCACCTTTGAGTGCCATATGGCGGTAAAGTTCGGGAAATCGTACGTCATAGCACACTGAGAGTCCGAGATTACCAAGATCTCTAGAAGAGTAAACTGGCGGGAGTTGATTTCCAGCCATGACTGTACTTGATTCGCGGTAAGTATTGCCGTCGGGTAAGTTGACATCAAATAAGTGGACTTTGTGATAGCGCGAGAGTTCTTGACCGCTAGGATCGATCAGTAGGGCGGTGTTGTAAACTTTTGTGCTGTCTACAGGTACCGGAAACCCGCCCCCAAGGATGGTGACTTGGAAGCGTTGCGCCATTGTTTTGAGGAATTTTTCACTTTTTTGGGCGATCGCACTTGCTTGGGCAATCTTACCTGCTTCTTCTCCCAAGTAAGAAAAGTTTTCTGGCAAGCTTACTAACTTGGCACCTTGACGCACGGCAAGTTCAATTAATTCTTCTGCTTGAACTAAATTTTTCTCTAGGTTAGGCAAGCTTGTCATCTGGATTGCGGCGGCAAGATAAGGCTTCATGGATCGGTAAATTAATAAAAGTTGAGTAGAAGATAAGAGAGGAGCAGGGGAGCAGAAGAGAAATTATTTGTCATCCCCACTTTAGTGAAATAGTATTACATCACATTTGGCATTTTACATTTAATCCTTCTAGTGATTTTAAAAATGTAGTGCTTGTTAAAGCTAGTTTTTGACAATTGCACCAAAATCTGCCAAAACGCGAGCATGATTGCGTAATAGTCCCAATAAATTCAAACGATTTCGCCTAATCTCTGGATCGGAATCCATAACTAAAACACTATCTGCTCCATCAAAAAAACTACTGACTTTTGGAGCAATTTCTGCTAATGCTGTTATCAATTGTTGATAATCACGCGAAGCACGGGCAGCAATTGTTTTTGGTTCGAGTTGTACCAAGGCATCATAAAATGCTTGTTCTGATGATTTTTGAAATAGTGCTTGATTTATCAATTGTGGATGTAGTTCGGTAGTATTTAAATCTCCTTGTGCTGCTAAGCGAGTTGATCGATTCACAGTATCGTAAACTATTTCTAACTCACCATTATTGCGAATTGATTGTAAAAAGAAAGCGCGATCGCGTACGTCTAATAAATCTTGCAATGCTCGCATTTTATAGTCAGCATCATTGTCTCCTACAACGGCATTCACTAAATCATAATCAATCATTTCTTCTTGTAATTGACTGCGCAGGCGTTGGAGAAAAAATTCTTGTAATTGGTGTAGTAGGTTTAACTGCGTTGGATGTGCAGCAACAAAATCTGTTGCTACTTGCTCTAAGAGTTGCTGTAAATTAATTTGTAAATTGGCACTCCAGGTAATGTTAATTATTGCATTAGCGGCACGTCTTAAAGCAAAAGGATCAGATGAACCTGTCGGGATCATTCCTAATCCAAAAATACTGACTAAAGTGTCGAGTCGGTCAGCCAAACCGACGACTTGACCTGTCATTGTCCTTGGTAGGCGATCGCTAGCACTTCTTGGTAAGTAATGCTCAAAAATTGCAGTGGCTACAGCTTCATGTTCGCCACTTGCTAAAGCATACTTTTGCCCCATGACTCCCTGAAGTTCGGGAAACTCATACACTATTTGTGTTACTAAGTCAGCTTTGCATAATAATGCGGCACGTTGAATCAAGTTACTGTTTTCTTTTGATAGCTGTAATTGCGCAGAAATCAGTTCAGCAACTTTGCTGACTCGCGCAACTTTATCGCGAACTGAACCCAATTCTTCTTGAAAAGTAACAGTTTCTAGTTGTGGTAAATAACTTTCTAACGGTCTTGATAAATCAGTTTTATAGAAAAATTGACCATCAGCTAATCGAGCGCGAATGACTCGTGCATTACCCGCTGCAATAATATCTGATTTTGCAGGATCTCCATTAGAAATTGTAATGAAATATGGTAAAAGCTCTTCAAAATTATTATTTTTAAATACAGGAAAATATCGCTGCTGAGTTACCATCACTGTTGTAATGACTTCCGCAGGCAAGTTTAAGAATTCTTCATCAAAATTCCCAACAACGGCACTAGGAAATTCTACTAAATTTGTGACTTCTGTCAGCAAATCAGGATAAATTGGCGTGCTACCATTGACTTTTTGGGCAGCAGCTTGTGTATGTTCTTGAATTTTATTTTGTCGCTGCTGTGGGTTGACTTCAACAAAAGCTCGCTGTAGTATATCTATATAGTTATTAGGGTGGGTAACTATTACCTTTCCTGGAGATAAGACGCGATGTCCAAGACTAAAGCGATCGCTCTTAATCGTCTTTGAACCATTCTCTAACTCCACAGACAATACAGCATCATCAAGTAAAGTTATTAGCCAAACAATCGGTCGTGCAAACCGCAGATCGCCGTCACCCCATCGCATCAGGCGTTTACCTTCTAGCCCTGTAATCCACTGCGGTACTAGTTCTGTCAGTAGTTCAGCAGTAGGTTTTCCAGGAAAACTTTGCTGGATAAAGACAAAATCTCCTTTATCCGTAGCGCGAATTTTTAATGCTTCAAGGGCAACTCCCTGCTTTCTGGCAAATCCCTCAGCAGCCTTCGTTGGTTGTCCGTCTTTAAATGCTGCCTGTGCTGGTGGACCTTTAATTTCTTCTTCACGATCCGGTTGCTGATCAGGTAATCCGTGAATGACAACAGCCAACCGCCGAGGAGTCCCATAAACGTCAATTGAACTCGCAGACAAACTATGTTCCTGCAAACTTTGAGGAATCCGCGATCGCCATTGGTGAATCGCACCGGCAACAAAATCTGCAGGTAATTCCTCTGTGCCAACTTCCAATAAAAAACTAGGCATAAAAAACAAACTACATACATTCCAGTTTCAACAGTTTATCGCGCCACTGGAGGAGCGAGGAACTAGGAGCGAGGAGTAAGGGAAACAAAACAGTTAAATGTCGTCGCAACGAGTGAACTTACAGATAGAGAATAATTAAAGTAGCTGTACTTTAATTTAAGTTACCTTCCCAGCAAGTAATTGCTGATAAAGACAAAACCAAATATTGCGGCTCCCTCACTCCTCGCTCCTTTTCATAGTAGAATGTCAAGATCTGTGCCCGTTTCGACAAACGGATATTAGATAATAAAAACTTGACGATCACCCTACTCAATCCCCAGCAAGATCAACAAACAGCAACTATGCGAACTCACTATTGCGGCGAACTGCGTTCCTCAAGTATTGGAGAAACTGTCACCCTGAATGGCTGGGTAGACCGTCGCCGCGATCACGGAGGCGTGATATTTTTAGATTTACGCGATGCCTTCGGCTCAGGCTCCGCCCTACGCACGGGAGTTGTGCAAATTGTTAGCGATCCGCAACGTACACCAGGATCGTACGCGCAAGCGGACGCACTCCGAAACGAATACGTTGTTCAAATTACCGGAAGAGTCACCCAGCGCCCACCCGAATCGATCAACCCGCGCCTACCTACAGGTGAAATCGAGATTTACGCCGACGAAATTCAACTTCTCAATGCTGTCCACAAACAATTACCCTTTCAAGTCGCCACGGCTGATACAGAGATAGTTCGCGAAGACTTACGGCTGAAGTACCGCTATTTAGACATTCGCACTAGTCGCATGAGTCGTAATTTGCAGTTGCGTCACCAAGTCGTCAAAGCAATCCGGCGTTACTTAGAAGATGAATATAACTTTATTGAAGTTGAAACGCCAATTCTGACGCGTTCTACGCCCGAAGGCGCAAGAGATTACCTTGTTCCTAGTCGCGTGAATCCAAGTGAATGGTTTGCCTTACCGCAGTCACCGCAGTTATTTAAACAATTACTGATGGTGTCGGGTTGCGATCGCTACTATCAAATCGCCCGTTGTTTTCGCGATGAAGACTTACGCGCCGACAGACAACCAGAGTTTACGCAATTAGACATGGAAATGAGTTTCATGTCGCAAGCCGAAATTCTCGAACTGAACGAAGGCTTAGTTTGTCATATCTTCAAAGCCGTTAAAGGCATCGAACTACCACGTCCTTTCCCGCGTTTAACGTGGATGGAGGCGATGGAACGTTACGGTAGTGATAAACCTGATACGCGCTTTGGTTTAGAACTTGTGAATGTTTCTGATTTAGTAAAAGATTCCGGCTTCAAAGTCTTTTCAGGTGCGATCGCATCCGGTGGTACTGTCAAAGTGCTACCGATTCCTCACGGTAACGAAATTATTTCTAATGTCCGGATTAAACCTGGCGGCGATCTCTTCAAAGAAGCTGCGGAAGCAGGTGCTAAAGGTTTAGCTTACATTCGCGTGCGCGATGACGGTGAAATTGACACAATTGGCGCCATTAAAGACAATCTCACTGCTGAACAAAAGCAAGAATTATTGCAACGTACAGGTGCAACAGCAGGGCACTTGTTACTTTTTGGTGCTGGTGATACTGTAACCGTTAATAAAACTTTAGATCGATTGCGACAATTCATTGGACGCGAATTAGGGCTAATTGACCCTGATAAAATTAACTTACTGTGGGTGACAGATTTTCCAATGTTTGAGTGGAACGCTGAAGAAAAGCGTTTAGAAGCACTCCATCACCCATTTACCGCACCGCATCCTGATGATTTACACGATCTTAAAACCGCCCGCGCCCAAGCGTATGATTTGGTATTAAATGGTGTCGAAGTTGGTGGTGGAAGTTTGCGGATTTATCAACGCGAAATTCAAGAACAAGTTTTTACCGCGATTGGGCTTTCGCAAGCGCAAGCACAAAACAAATTTGGCTTTCTTTTAGAAGCGTTTGAGTATGGGACACCACCACATGGCGGAATTGCTTACGGTTTAGATCGTTTAGTAATGTTGCTTGCTGGCGAAGAGTCGATCCGTGATGTGATAGCGTTTCCAAAGACACAACAGGCGCGGTGTTTGTTAACCGATGCACCTTCGAGTGTAGATGATAAGCAATTGAAGGAATTGCAGGTTGTCTCAACGTATAAGCCTAAAGCTTAGTTTGGTAATGGGTAACTGGTAATAAGTAACAAATTGATGCAACTCCAATTACCGATTACCAATTAGCAATTACCGTTACTGATTTTCAGCATTAGGACGACCGACAATATAGTTTGTCGCTTCTACATTCGGAGTTAGTGGCTCAAGTCTACCTAAACGGACTAAGGCTTGATGAATCCATGCGGCTGCGCTGGCGCGGCTTAGTGGTTCGGTAGGATTCAAAACACGTACGCTTGGATAATTAACAACAACATTGGCTTCAGTTGCTCTAGCGACATCTTCTACTGCATTAGGAGGAATTTGTGCAGCATCGGTGTAGTAATTGCTAACAATTTCAGCAGGTGGACGACTAACTGCTGCTTGAGTTTCAGATGGTGTTGTCGTTTCAGGAGGAGTAGCTTGTGCTGGTGCGACTTGACTCACCGCACTAAATACAGGTTGCATCAAAGATGCGATCGCAAATGGAATTGAGCCTCTTCTGGCGCGGCGAGTCGCTGGCGTTGTTTGCCCTGGAGTTGTTTGTGGTGCTGTGGCTGCTGTTTGTGCGGGTACTAAATTCAATCCCCGCATTAGAATAACTAATGCTTCTGCTCGTTCAATTTCCTCTTCAGGTAAAAAATTGTTATTCTCTGTGGCTTGCATAAAGCCTTGTTCGTAAGCTTCTTCAATTGCTGGATTTGCCCAATAACCTTGGGGAACATCATTAAACGTACTCGCACTAGGAATCTCTCTTACTTGTTCGGTACTAAAAGCCTTGCGTACGAGTGCTGCAAATTCATCGCGTTGCACAGCTTGTTCAGGTCTAAATGTACCGTCAGGATAACCAGCAATGATATTTCGTGCTGTTAAAGATTCAATGAAAGGTTGCGCCCAATAATTTTGCGGCACATCAGGAAATGTTGTTTGTGCTGTTGCTGGGGCAATGCTAACCATCGGAGCAACTACGGTTAATCCTAAAGTTAATGAAGCGATATTTTTTACTGAAAATAAACTATGCATTCTGGAAAATGCCCTCCTAATCATAGGATTTCTTAATCTAAAAATAACTTTATTGTTATTAAGTCTGCTCTCTCTCTCTCGATAGAAAGATTTTTATCTTCTTTAAAATATGCTGGAAAAAG of the Gloeocapsopsis sp. IPPAS B-1203 genome contains:
- the aspS gene encoding aspartate--tRNA ligase; translation: MRTHYCGELRSSSIGETVTLNGWVDRRRDHGGVIFLDLRDAFGSGSALRTGVVQIVSDPQRTPGSYAQADALRNEYVVQITGRVTQRPPESINPRLPTGEIEIYADEIQLLNAVHKQLPFQVATADTEIVREDLRLKYRYLDIRTSRMSRNLQLRHQVVKAIRRYLEDEYNFIEVETPILTRSTPEGARDYLVPSRVNPSEWFALPQSPQLFKQLLMVSGCDRYYQIARCFRDEDLRADRQPEFTQLDMEMSFMSQAEILELNEGLVCHIFKAVKGIELPRPFPRLTWMEAMERYGSDKPDTRFGLELVNVSDLVKDSGFKVFSGAIASGGTVKVLPIPHGNEIISNVRIKPGGDLFKEAAEAGAKGLAYIRVRDDGEIDTIGAIKDNLTAEQKQELLQRTGATAGHLLLFGAGDTVTVNKTLDRLRQFIGRELGLIDPDKINLLWVTDFPMFEWNAEEKRLEALHHPFTAPHPDDLHDLKTARAQAYDLVLNGVEVGGGSLRIYQREIQEQVFTAIGLSQAQAQNKFGFLLEAFEYGTPPHGGIAYGLDRLVMLLAGEESIRDVIAFPKTQQARCLLTDAPSSVDDKQLKELQVVSTYKPKA
- a CDS encoding carbon-nitrogen hydrolase family protein, which encodes MKPYLAAAIQMTSLPNLEKNLVQAEELIELAVRQGAKLVSLPENFSYLGEEAGKIAQASAIAQKSEKFLKTMAQRFQVTILGGGFPVPVDSTKVYNTALLIDPSGQELSRYHKVHLFDVNLPDGNTYRESSTVMAGNQLPPVYSSRDLGNLGLSVCYDVRFPELYRHMALKGADILFVPAAFTAYTGKDHWQVLLQARAIENTCYIIAPAQTGQHYALRQSHGHAMIVDPWGVILSDAGNSPGVAIAEINPTRLEQVRRQMPSLQHSVFL
- a CDS encoding sulfocyanin-like copper-binding protein gives rise to the protein MLRRILLVGTLLLVWISGIEPWAIASQTVTQVKVLETEMAIELSPSTVPAGAVEFIAHNQGQLPHEMEIIKTDLPLAQMPIKDNRLDRKKVGEKIDEIEAEDLPSGATATLLTNLEHGRYLIECNIPGHFQAGMKAELFVE
- the glyS gene encoding glycine--tRNA ligase subunit beta is translated as MPSFLLEVGTEELPADFVAGAIHQWRSRIPQSLQEHSLSASSIDVYGTPRRLAVVIHGLPDQQPDREEEIKGPPAQAAFKDGQPTKAAEGFARKQGVALEALKIRATDKGDFVFIQQSFPGKPTAELLTELVPQWITGLEGKRLMRWGDGDLRFARPIVWLITLLDDAVLSVELENGSKTIKSDRFSLGHRVLSPGKVIVTHPNNYIDILQRAFVEVNPQQRQNKIQEHTQAAAQKVNGSTPIYPDLLTEVTNLVEFPSAVVGNFDEEFLNLPAEVITTVMVTQQRYFPVFKNNNFEELLPYFITISNGDPAKSDIIAAGNARVIRARLADGQFFYKTDLSRPLESYLPQLETVTFQEELGSVRDKVARVSKVAELISAQLQLSKENSNLIQRAALLCKADLVTQIVYEFPELQGVMGQKYALASGEHEAVATAIFEHYLPRSASDRLPRTMTGQVVGLADRLDTLVSIFGLGMIPTGSSDPFALRRAANAIINITWSANLQINLQQLLEQVATDFVAAHPTQLNLLHQLQEFFLQRLRSQLQEEMIDYDLVNAVVGDNDADYKMRALQDLLDVRDRAFFLQSIRNNGELEIVYDTVNRSTRLAAQGDLNTTELHPQLINQALFQKSSEQAFYDALVQLEPKTIAARASRDYQQLITALAEIAPKVSSFFDGADSVLVMDSDPEIRRNRLNLLGLLRNHARVLADFGAIVKN
- a CDS encoding S-layer homology domain-containing protein, with product MHSLFSVKNIASLTLGLTVVAPMVSIAPATAQTTFPDVPQNYWAQPFIESLTARNIIAGYPDGTFRPEQAVQRDEFAALVRKAFSTEQVREIPSASTFNDVPQGYWANPAIEEAYEQGFMQATENNNFLPEEEIERAEALVILMRGLNLVPAQTAATAPQTTPGQTTPATRRARRGSIPFAIASLMQPVFSAVSQVAPAQATPPETTTPSETQAAVSRPPAEIVSNYYTDAAQIPPNAVEDVARATEANVVVNYPSVRVLNPTEPLSRASAAAWIHQALVRLGRLEPLTPNVEATNYIVGRPNAENQ